Proteins encoded in a region of the Clostridia bacterium genome:
- the nifJ gene encoding pyruvate:ferredoxin (flavodoxin) oxidoreductase — PVLRGSAENGDIFFQHREACNKYYQELPAVVEEYMNKVNAKIGTDYKLFNYYGAPDAERVIVAMGSFCDVAEEVIDYMLAQGEKVGLVKVRLYRPFVADKFFAAIPKTVKAIAVMDRTKEPGSLGEPLYLDVVAALNMNGYTGKVVGGRYGLGSKDTPPSSVFAVYENLKADKPKHSFTVGIVDDVTGLSLEEKPAPDTAAPGTISCKFWGLGGDGTVGANKNSIKIIGDHTDKYIQAYFQYDSKKTGGVTISHLRFGDSPIKSPYYITKANFVACHNPSYMVKGYKIVNDVKPGGIFLLNCQWTPEEIETHLPAEAKRYIAENGIHFYTVNAIDKAREIGMGKRTNTILQSAFFALANIMPIDEAVTFMKEAAKKSYMKKGEAVVEMNYKAIDAGVDAIVKVDVPESWKTIEVKPQEVAIEGKRPELVKFVKDIVVPVSKMNGDSLPVSKFVPHVDGTFPQGAAAYEKRGVAVDVPEWIPENCLQCNQCAYVCPHATIRPFAMSKEEAAAAPASTKTAQMKGKGCEDYVFTMSVSPLDCMGCGLCVNICPAKEKALKMVPQESQKEQQAAFDYAVANVTKKETPFADTTVKGSQFNQPLLEFSGSCAGCAETSYARLITQLFGERMYISNATGCSSIWGGSAPATPYTVNRDSGRGPAWANSLFEDNAEHGLGMYLGQKTIRLRLIGYVKELAEKVEDADKKAVIDRYLETVNDGKANDAAAKALVEMLEKCDCELGKKILAEKDYLSKKSVWIFGGDGWAYDIGFGGLDHVLASGEDVNVMVFDTEVYSNTGGQASKASQIGQVAQFAAAGKAIGKKDLAQIAMSYGYVYVAQIAMGADMNQTIKALQEAEAYPGPSLIIGYSPCEMHGVKGGMTNSQSEMKKAVEAGYWQMFRFNPALKAEGKNPFTLDSKEPTADYIEFIKNETRYTRLMQASPERAEELFNKAKENAAKKYQHLLKLKELYE; from the coding sequence CCCAGTGCTCCGCGGCTCCGCCGAGAACGGCGACATCTTCTTCCAGCACAGAGAGGCGTGCAACAAGTACTATCAGGAGCTCCCCGCCGTCGTCGAGGAGTATATGAACAAGGTCAACGCCAAGATCGGCACCGACTATAAGCTCTTCAACTACTACGGCGCTCCGGATGCGGAGAGAGTCATCGTCGCGATGGGCTCCTTCTGCGACGTCGCCGAAGAAGTCATCGACTATATGCTAGCGCAGGGCGAGAAGGTCGGCCTCGTGAAGGTCCGCCTTTACAGACCCTTCGTCGCGGACAAGTTCTTCGCCGCCATCCCGAAGACCGTCAAGGCGATCGCCGTCATGGACCGCACGAAGGAGCCCGGCTCCCTCGGCGAACCGCTTTACCTCGACGTCGTAGCCGCGCTTAACATGAACGGATACACCGGCAAGGTCGTCGGCGGCCGCTACGGCCTCGGCTCGAAGGATACTCCTCCGTCCAGCGTCTTCGCGGTATACGAGAACCTCAAGGCCGACAAGCCGAAGCACAGCTTCACCGTCGGCATCGTCGACGACGTGACCGGTCTCTCCCTCGAGGAGAAGCCCGCGCCCGACACCGCCGCGCCCGGCACGATCTCCTGCAAGTTCTGGGGCCTCGGCGGCGACGGCACCGTCGGCGCGAACAAGAACTCCATCAAGATCATCGGCGACCATACCGATAAATACATCCAGGCGTACTTCCAGTACGACTCCAAGAAGACCGGCGGCGTCACGATCTCGCACCTGCGTTTCGGCGACAGCCCCATCAAGTCTCCTTATTACATCACGAAGGCGAACTTCGTCGCCTGCCACAACCCGTCCTACATGGTCAAGGGCTACAAGATCGTCAACGACGTCAAGCCCGGCGGAATCTTCCTGCTGAACTGCCAGTGGACTCCCGAAGAGATCGAAACGCACCTGCCCGCCGAGGCGAAGCGCTACATCGCCGAGAACGGCATCCATTTCTACACCGTCAACGCCATCGACAAGGCGAGAGAGATCGGTATGGGCAAGCGCACCAACACGATCCTGCAGTCCGCGTTCTTCGCGCTCGCGAACATCATGCCCATCGACGAGGCGGTCACCTTCATGAAGGAAGCGGCCAAGAAGTCCTATATGAAGAAGGGCGAAGCGGTCGTCGAAATGAACTATAAGGCCATCGATGCCGGCGTCGACGCCATCGTCAAGGTCGACGTTCCCGAGAGCTGGAAGACCATCGAGGTCAAGCCGCAGGAAGTCGCCATCGAAGGCAAGCGCCCCGAGCTGGTCAAGTTCGTCAAGGACATCGTCGTTCCGGTCTCCAAGATGAACGGCGACAGCCTGCCGGTATCCAAGTTCGTGCCTCACGTCGACGGCACCTTCCCGCAGGGAGCCGCCGCTTACGAAAAGCGCGGCGTCGCGGTGGACGTCCCCGAGTGGATCCCCGAGAACTGCCTGCAGTGCAACCAGTGCGCCTACGTCTGCCCGCACGCTACCATCCGTCCCTTCGCGATGAGCAAGGAAGAAGCCGCCGCGGCTCCCGCCTCCACGAAGACCGCGCAGATGAAGGGCAAGGGCTGCGAGGACTATGTCTTCACCATGAGCGTCAGCCCGCTCGACTGCATGGGCTGCGGACTCTGCGTCAACATCTGCCCCGCGAAGGAAAAAGCGCTTAAGATGGTCCCGCAGGAGAGCCAGAAGGAACAGCAGGCGGCGTTCGACTACGCCGTCGCGAACGTGACGAAGAAGGAGACCCCCTTCGCCGACACGACCGTCAAGGGCAGCCAGTTCAACCAGCCGCTGCTTGAGTTCTCCGGCTCCTGCGCCGGCTGCGCCGAAACCTCCTACGCGCGCCTCATCACCCAGCTTTTCGGTGAGAGAATGTATATCTCCAACGCGACCGGCTGCTCCTCCATCTGGGGCGGCTCCGCGCCCGCCACGCCTTACACCGTCAACCGCGACAGCGGCAGGGGACCGGCGTGGGCGAACAGTCTCTTCGAAGACAACGCCGAGCACGGCCTCGGAATGTACCTCGGCCAGAAGACCATCAGACTGCGCCTCATCGGCTACGTCAAGGAGCTCGCCGAGAAGGTCGAAGACGCCGATAAGAAGGCGGTCATCGACCGCTACCTCGAGACCGTCAACGACGGCAAGGCCAACGACGCCGCCGCGAAGGCGCTCGTCGAAATGCTCGAGAAGTGCGACTGCGAGCTCGGCAAGAAGATCCTCGCCGAGAAGGATTACCTCTCCAAGAAGTCCGTATGGATCTTCGGCGGCGACGGCTGGGCTTACGACATCGGCTTCGGCGGCCTCGACCACGTTCTCGCCTCCGGCGAAGACGTGAACGTCATGGTCTTCGATACCGAAGTCTACTCCAACACCGGCGGCCAGGCCTCCAAGGCGAGCCAGATCGGCCAGGTGGCGCAGTTCGCCGCGGCCGGCAAGGCGATCGGCAAGAAGGACCTCGCGCAGATCGCGATGTCCTACGGCTACGTCTACGTCGCGCAGATCGCGATGGGCGCCGACATGAACCAGACCATCAAGGCGCTGCAGGAAGCCGAGGCGTATCCGGGCCCGTCCCTCATCATCGGCTACTCGCCCTGCGAAATGCACGGCGTCAAGGGCGGCATGACCAACAGCCAGTCCGAGATGAAGAAGGCCGTCGAGGCCGGTTACTGGCAGATGTTCCGCTTCAACCCCGCGCTGAAGGCGGAGGGCAAGAACCCCTTCACGCTGGACAGCAAGGAGCCGACCGCGGACTACATCGAGTTCATCAAGAACGAGACCAGATACACCCGCCTCATGCAGGCGTCGCCCGAGAGAGCGGAAGAGCTCTTCAACAAGGCGAAGGAAAACGCCGCGAAGAAGTATCAGCACCTCCTCAAGCTCAAGGAACTCTACGAATAA
- a CDS encoding SPFH domain-containing protein translates to MGLIKAGLGALGGVLADQWKEFFYCEALPENVLVTKGQKVVNGKRSSNTKGSDNIISNGSKIAVNEGQFMIIVDQGKVVEFSGEPGEFIYDSSTEPSLFAGKFGTSLKETFKLIGKRFAMGGDTGHDQRIYFFNTKEIMGNKFGTPNPIMFDVVNKDINMRRTVQVRCNGVYSYTITNPLIFYSRVCGNVESDYTRDRIDQQLKTEFIDALTPALASMSDLGLRPAQLPAKSVELKTAMNQALQNEWVDARGITVEKIALNPITLTEEDMKKINEMEDAATMGSNAFMMAGRMTNATATAMENAANNPNGAFTGFLGMNMAGGAGGNGGGFAAAQNFYAAGVQQQQQQMAQQQAQQTADAWKCECGAENTAKFCSNCGKPKPAPVQGWTCECGAVNQGKFCAECGKPKPAGAKLYKCDKCGWTPSDPEHPPKFCPECGDVFDDKDAQ, encoded by the coding sequence ATGGGACTTATTAAAGCGGGCCTCGGCGCCCTGGGCGGAGTTCTCGCCGATCAGTGGAAGGAGTTTTTCTACTGCGAGGCACTGCCGGAGAACGTCCTCGTCACGAAGGGACAGAAGGTCGTCAACGGCAAGCGCAGCAGCAACACCAAAGGCAGCGACAACATCATTTCCAACGGCTCGAAGATCGCCGTCAACGAGGGTCAGTTCATGATCATCGTCGATCAGGGCAAGGTCGTTGAGTTCTCCGGCGAGCCCGGCGAATTCATCTACGACTCCTCCACCGAGCCGAGTCTCTTCGCCGGCAAGTTCGGAACCTCGCTGAAGGAGACCTTCAAGCTCATCGGCAAGCGTTTCGCGATGGGCGGCGACACCGGCCACGACCAGCGCATCTACTTCTTCAACACGAAGGAGATCATGGGCAACAAGTTTGGCACCCCGAACCCCATTATGTTCGACGTCGTCAACAAGGACATCAACATGAGAAGGACCGTTCAGGTCAGATGCAACGGCGTGTATTCCTACACGATCACCAACCCGCTTATCTTCTACTCCAGAGTCTGCGGCAACGTTGAGAGCGACTACACCCGAGACCGCATCGACCAGCAGCTGAAGACCGAGTTCATCGACGCGCTGACCCCGGCGCTCGCCTCGATGTCCGACCTCGGACTGCGTCCGGCGCAGCTCCCCGCGAAGTCGGTCGAGCTGAAGACCGCGATGAACCAGGCGCTCCAGAACGAATGGGTCGACGCCCGCGGCATCACGGTTGAAAAGATCGCGCTGAATCCGATCACCCTCACCGAAGAGGATATGAAGAAGATCAACGAGATGGAAGACGCCGCGACTATGGGCTCCAACGCCTTCATGATGGCCGGACGTATGACCAACGCCACCGCTACCGCGATGGAGAACGCCGCGAACAACCCGAACGGCGCCTTCACCGGCTTCCTCGGCATGAATATGGCGGGCGGCGCCGGCGGAAACGGCGGCGGATTCGCCGCGGCTCAGAACTTCTACGCCGCCGGCGTTCAGCAGCAGCAACAGCAGATGGCTCAGCAGCAGGCGCAGCAGACCGCGGACGCGTGGAAGTGCGAGTGCGGCGCGGAGAACACCGCGAAGTTCTGCTCGAACTGCGGCAAACCGAAGCCGGCTCCCGTTCAGGGCTGGACCTGCGAATGCGGCGCCGTCAATCAGGGCAAGTTCTGCGCCGAGTGCGGCAAGCCGAAGCCGGCCGGAGCGAAGCTCTATAAGTGCGACAAGTGCGGCTGGACCCCCTCAGATCCGGAGCATCCGCCGAAGTTCTGCCCCGAGTGCGGCGACGTCTTCGACGACAAAGACGCGCAGTAA
- the infC gene encoding translation initiation factor IF-3 has protein sequence MDLVQTAVLRKVCFILEVFDIAKEMLLNEQIKAAELRVVDSDGTQLGIMSSREALDIAVGKGLDLVMIAPNATPPVCRIMNYGKYKFEQAKKEKDQRKNQKTIELKEIRLSYNIDVHDFDTKLNQAKKFLSAGNKLKVSIRFRGREMAHTALGQERMERFAANLSELASVDRAPKLEGRNMMMFLTPKPVKPEKAKKPQESEQN, from the coding sequence ATGGACCTTGTGCAGACGGCTGTTTTGCGCAAGGTTTGTTTTATACTGGAGGTGTTTGATATCGCAAAGGAGATGCTTTTGAACGAGCAGATAAAAGCGGCTGAACTCCGCGTCGTCGATTCCGACGGAACGCAGCTCGGCATTATGTCGAGCAGGGAGGCCCTGGATATCGCGGTCGGCAAAGGGCTCGATCTCGTTATGATCGCCCCGAACGCGACTCCGCCCGTCTGCCGCATTATGAACTACGGCAAGTACAAGTTCGAGCAGGCCAAAAAGGAAAAGGACCAGCGCAAGAATCAGAAGACCATCGAGCTGAAAGAGATCCGTCTGTCGTACAACATCGACGTGCACGATTTCGACACCAAGCTCAATCAGGCGAAGAAGTTCCTCTCCGCCGGAAACAAGCTCAAGGTCTCGATCCGCTTCCGCGGCCGCGAGATGGCGCATACCGCGCTGGGGCAGGAGCGTATGGAACGCTTCGCCGCGAACCTTTCCGAGCTGGCGTCGGTCGACCGCGCGCCGAAGCTCGAGGGGCGCAACATGATGATGTTCCTTACCCCCAAGCCCGTCAAGCCCGAAAAAGCCAAGAAACCACAGGAGTCAGAACAAAACTAA
- the rpmI gene encoding 50S ribosomal protein L35 — MPKIKTHRGAAKRFKVTKNGKVKMFHAYKSHILNKKSTKRKRNLRKPTIATPANEANLRKMMPYK, encoded by the coding sequence ATGCCTAAGATCAAGACGCACAGAGGAGCGGCGAAACGCTTTAAGGTTACGAAGAACGGTAAGGTCAAGATGTTCCACGCCTACAAGTCGCACATTCTGAACAAGAAGTCGACCAAGAGGAAGAGAAACCTGAGGAAGCCCACCATAGCTACACCCGCCAACGAGGCGAACCTCAGAAAAATGATGCCTTACAAATAA
- the rplT gene encoding 50S ribosomal protein L20, producing the protein MARVKGAVTTRKRRRKILKLAKGYRGAKSKLFKTANQAVTKSLVYAYIGRKQKKRNFRQLWIARISAACRANGTNYSTFMNDLKKAGVELNRKMLSEMAISDKEGFSALIEKVSK; encoded by the coding sequence ATGGCAAGAGTTAAGGGCGCAGTAACCACCAGAAAAAGAAGGAGAAAGATCCTGAAACTCGCGAAGGGTTACAGAGGCGCGAAATCGAAGCTGTTCAAGACAGCTAACCAGGCAGTCACAAAGTCACTCGTTTACGCATATATCGGCAGAAAGCAGAAGAAGCGCAATTTCCGTCAGCTTTGGATCGCGCGTATTTCCGCCGCATGCAGAGCGAACGGCACCAATTATTCCACGTTTATGAACGATCTCAAGAAGGCCGGCGTCGAGCTGAACAGAAAGATGCTTTCCGAGATGGCCATAAGCGATAAAGAAGGCTTTTCCGCGCTGATAGAAAAGGTTTCGAAGTAA
- a CDS encoding RNA methyltransferase, which produces MKKLLTVTAPGNEAVKSIAKLSSSKKARDEARAFVAEGRKLVEEALAGGCELLELFVLKDALGAYEALFPSVSGTVYAVTRPIMNKITESKTPQDITAVFAYKSSGLSENGRRYLCLERVQEPGNVGALIRSASAFGFDAIVLSADCADAYSVKALRGAMGATFRLPVVQVADLRGFVREMRGAGFKAYAAALNAHAVSLESVGFADKLLLLIGNEGNGLDAETVAACDETVRIPMAQGTESLNAAVAGGILMWEVSEWKQSARSGSLKE; this is translated from the coding sequence TTGAAGAAGCTTCTGACCGTGACCGCCCCGGGCAACGAGGCGGTCAAATCCATCGCTAAGCTGTCCTCCTCAAAGAAGGCAAGGGATGAAGCCCGCGCCTTCGTCGCGGAGGGCAGAAAGCTCGTGGAAGAGGCGCTTGCCGGCGGCTGCGAGCTGCTCGAGCTGTTCGTGCTCAAGGACGCGCTCGGCGCGTACGAAGCGCTTTTTCCGTCGGTCAGCGGCACCGTCTACGCGGTGACGCGGCCGATAATGAACAAAATAACAGAAAGCAAAACGCCGCAGGACATTACGGCGGTTTTTGCGTATAAATCTTCGGGTTTGTCCGAGAACGGCCGCAGATACCTCTGCCTCGAGAGAGTACAGGAGCCGGGCAACGTCGGCGCGCTCATCAGAAGCGCTTCCGCCTTCGGCTTTGACGCCATAGTTCTTTCCGCCGACTGTGCGGACGCGTACTCCGTCAAGGCGCTGCGCGGTGCGATGGGCGCTACGTTCAGACTGCCCGTAGTCCAGGTCGCCGACCTGCGCGGTTTCGTGCGCGAAATGCGCGGGGCGGGCTTCAAAGCATACGCCGCAGCGCTGAACGCGCACGCTGTTTCGCTCGAAAGCGTCGGATTCGCGGATAAGCTGCTGCTTCTCATAGGCAACGAAGGCAACGGCCTCGACGCCGAAACAGTCGCGGCGTGCGACGAAACCGTCCGCATTCCGATGGCGCAGGGCACGGAGTCCCTCAACGCCGCCGTCGCGGGAGGCATACTGATGTGGGAGGTGTCCGAATGGAAGCAAAGTGCGCGGTCTGGCTCTCTGAAAGAGTAA
- the dprA gene encoding DNA-processing protein DprA — protein MEAKCAVWLSERVTPATRTMDALLKEFGGCEAVYAAGKNDYLAAGVTNEKTLKALLDKDLKSAGDTLARCERLTIRVIPYGSEEYPERLANIYAPPALLYAQGEPLDADSRPLISIVGTRDCTEYGRKAAYVIAGKLAARGFCVVSGLAVGIDAAALAGAVRADGSTVGVLGCGLAKNYPAENFGLRRAMMKRGTVISEYAPTSKISKGNFPLRNRIMAGISVGTLVVEAPENSGALITANYALEYGRDVFAVPGNINSYESVGSNRLIRDGAVAVTDVDDIVKEYVQLFPQIGKKAEKKETPRRADDAELGEREKLLLSALATEPVSLEDILAKTGLSVQEALSALSMLEIKGRCKSLPMKKFSL, from the coding sequence ATGGAAGCAAAGTGCGCGGTCTGGCTCTCTGAAAGAGTAACTCCCGCCACGCGGACGATGGACGCGCTCCTTAAGGAGTTCGGCGGCTGCGAAGCCGTCTACGCCGCGGGAAAAAACGACTACCTCGCCGCCGGAGTCACGAACGAGAAGACGCTCAAAGCGCTTCTCGATAAAGATCTGAAATCCGCCGGGGATACGCTCGCGCGCTGCGAACGTCTCACCATACGCGTGATTCCGTACGGCTCCGAGGAGTATCCCGAACGCCTGGCGAACATATACGCGCCGCCGGCGCTGCTTTACGCGCAGGGCGAGCCGCTCGACGCGGACTCCCGTCCGCTCATATCAATCGTCGGAACGCGCGACTGCACCGAATACGGCCGCAAAGCCGCCTACGTTATCGCGGGTAAACTCGCCGCGCGCGGCTTCTGCGTCGTCAGCGGTCTCGCGGTAGGCATCGACGCCGCGGCTCTCGCCGGCGCCGTCCGCGCGGACGGAAGCACCGTCGGCGTGCTCGGATGCGGGCTGGCGAAGAACTATCCCGCCGAGAACTTCGGTCTCCGCCGTGCGATGATGAAGCGCGGAACGGTAATCTCCGAATACGCTCCGACGAGCAAGATCAGCAAAGGCAACTTCCCGCTGCGGAATCGCATAATGGCGGGCATCTCCGTCGGAACGCTCGTCGTTGAGGCGCCGGAGAACAGCGGAGCGCTTATAACCGCAAACTACGCGCTCGAATACGGCAGAGACGTTTTCGCCGTTCCGGGCAACATCAATTCCTACGAAAGCGTAGGCAGCAACAGACTGATAAGAGACGGCGCCGTCGCCGTGACAGACGTCGATGACATAGTCAAAGAATACGTCCAGCTTTTCCCGCAGATAGGGAAGAAGGCGGAGAAGAAAGAAACCCCGCGCCGCGCGGACGACGCGGAACTGGGCGAGCGTGAGAAGCTGCTGCTTTCCGCGCTCGCGACCGAACCGGTATCGCTTGAGGATATCCTCGCTAAGACCGGACTGAGCGTACAGGAGGCGCTTTCCGCGCTTTCGATGCTCGAGATAAAAGGAAGATGCAAGTCTCTCCCGATGAAGAAATTTTCGCTTTAA
- the topA gene encoding type I DNA topoisomerase — protein MTKLVIVESPTKAATIKKYLGKGYIIAASVGHVRDLPQSRFAIDVDNGFAPEYISIRGKAQVINDLKKLAKSADKVYLAPDPDREGEAISWHLATLLGLDPDKDVRVTFNEITKTAIKEGMGNARSINMDLVNAQQARRVLDRIVGYKISPFLWKKVKPGLSAGRVQSVVVKLIVDREREIRAFEPEEYWTIDAYLLTAGKKPFTAKYYGTASKKKDLTCKADADAVLADVKGADFKVASIKHVDKSRAPLPPFMTSTLLQEAAKRLNFTSQRTMRIAQELYEGVSIAGRGTVGMITYMRTDSLRLSGEVIYSARNFIGERFGSAYLPSSPKVYKTKKSAQDAHEAIRPTDPYLVPAEIKSSLSSDQYRLYKLIWERFIACQMTNALLDSVSIDITANHSVFKVNGFTVKFPGYMSVWMEAKEDKEDNKKLPEMSEGEIAELVKLIPEQKFTQPPARYSENTLIKELEDKEIGRPSTYSAIISTVSKRDYIRKDGKFFEPTPLGEAVTELMEDSFSDIVSTEFTAGMEEKLDEIADGEKVWNNVVADFYDGFRSELTDAEKKLGDTRVKVPDEVTDVICDKCGRNMVIKMGRNGKFLACPGFPECRNTKPLTEDAEGSCPECGGKIVARRSKKGAKFYGCSNYPGCKFMTWDDPTKETCPKCGSTLFVKRNFRFRVGVHCLKDGCGYEKLNKGAKSADKEDKK, from the coding sequence ATGACAAAACTCGTAATCGTCGAGTCGCCGACCAAGGCGGCGACAATCAAGAAGTATCTCGGCAAGGGCTATATCATAGCCGCGTCCGTCGGCCACGTTCGCGACCTGCCGCAATCCCGCTTCGCCATAGATGTCGACAACGGCTTCGCTCCGGAGTATATTTCCATCAGGGGCAAGGCGCAGGTCATCAACGATCTGAAGAAGCTGGCGAAGAGCGCTGATAAAGTCTACCTTGCTCCCGACCCGGACCGCGAAGGCGAAGCGATCAGCTGGCACCTCGCCACGCTGCTCGGGCTCGATCCCGACAAGGACGTTCGCGTGACCTTCAACGAGATCACCAAGACCGCGATCAAAGAGGGAATGGGCAACGCCCGCAGCATAAACATGGACCTTGTCAACGCCCAGCAGGCGAGACGTGTCCTTGACCGCATCGTCGGCTACAAGATCAGCCCGTTCCTCTGGAAGAAGGTAAAGCCCGGTCTTTCAGCCGGCAGAGTGCAGTCCGTCGTCGTCAAGCTGATTGTCGACCGTGAGCGCGAGATCCGCGCTTTCGAGCCGGAGGAGTACTGGACGATAGACGCCTACCTGCTCACCGCGGGCAAGAAGCCGTTTACCGCCAAGTATTACGGCACCGCCAGCAAGAAGAAGGATCTTACCTGCAAGGCCGACGCCGACGCCGTCCTCGCGGACGTCAAGGGAGCGGACTTTAAGGTCGCTTCCATCAAGCACGTCGATAAGTCCCGCGCTCCGCTGCCGCCGTTTATGACGTCCACACTGCTTCAGGAGGCGGCCAAGCGCCTCAACTTCACCTCACAGCGCACAATGCGTATCGCACAGGAGCTTTATGAAGGCGTAAGCATCGCCGGCCGCGGCACCGTCGGTATGATAACGTATATGAGAACCGACTCGCTCCGCCTTTCCGGCGAGGTCATCTACTCCGCCAGAAACTTCATCGGCGAGCGTTTCGGCTCCGCGTATCTGCCGTCCTCGCCGAAGGTGTATAAGACCAAAAAGAGCGCTCAGGACGCGCACGAAGCGATAAGGCCTACCGATCCCTACCTCGTGCCCGCCGAAATAAAGAGCAGTCTTTCTTCCGATCAGTACCGCCTTTACAAGCTCATTTGGGAGCGCTTCATCGCCTGCCAGATGACAAACGCGCTGCTCGACAGCGTCAGCATAGATATCACCGCCAACCACAGCGTCTTCAAGGTGAACGGCTTCACCGTCAAGTTCCCCGGCTATATGTCCGTGTGGATGGAGGCGAAGGAGGACAAAGAGGACAACAAGAAGCTGCCCGAAATGTCCGAGGGCGAGATCGCTGAGCTTGTGAAGCTCATTCCCGAGCAGAAGTTCACTCAGCCGCCGGCAAGATATTCCGAAAACACACTCATCAAGGAGCTTGAGGATAAGGAGATCGGCAGACCGAGCACATATTCCGCGATTATCAGCACGGTCAGCAAGCGCGATTATATCCGCAAGGACGGCAAGTTCTTCGAGCCGACGCCGCTCGGCGAAGCGGTCACTGAGCTGATGGAGGATAGTTTCTCCGATATAGTCAGTACCGAGTTCACCGCCGGCATGGAGGAAAAACTCGATGAGATCGCCGACGGCGAAAAGGTCTGGAACAACGTAGTAGCGGACTTTTATGACGGATTTAGGAGCGAACTGACCGACGCTGAGAAAAAACTCGGCGACACGCGCGTCAAGGTGCCGGACGAAGTTACAGACGTCATCTGCGACAAGTGCGGCAGAAATATGGTCATCAAGATGGGCAGGAACGGCAAATTCCTTGCCTGCCCCGGCTTCCCGGAATGCCGCAACACCAAGCCGCTTACCGAGGACGCCGAAGGCAGCTGTCCCGAATGCGGAGGCAAGATCGTCGCGCGCAGAAGCAAGAAGGGCGCGAAGTTCTACGGCTGCTCCAACTATCCGGGATGCAAGTTCATGACCTGGGACGATCCCACCAAGGAGACCTGCCCGAAATGCGGCAGCACGCTCTTTGTCAAGCGCAACTTCAGATTCCGCGTCGGCGTGCATTGTCTGAAGGATGGCTGCGGCTACGAAAAGCTCAACAAGGGCGCGAAGTCCGCGGATAAGGAAGATAAAAAGTGA
- the trmFO gene encoding methylenetetrahydrofolate--tRNA-(uracil(54)-C(5))-methyltransferase (FADH(2)-oxidizing) TrmFO, whose protein sequence is MKATVIGAGLAGCEAAYYLARRGVEVELREMKPERFSPAHVSENFAELVCSNSLKSDDPATASGMLKTELRMLGSIVLSCADVTSVPAGGALAVDRDAFSAEVTKRISECGNITVVRREALEIPEGEVIIATGPLTSDAMARKIEELTGGEGLHFFDAASPIVTAESVDASKSFRLARYGKGGDDYINCPLTKDEYEAFWRELVAAETAPLHEFEKECKVFESCMPVEIAAKRGPDTLRFGILKPVGLVDPATGRRPYAVLQLRQDNAEGTLYNLVGFQTNLKFGEQKRVFSMIPALANAEFVRYGVMHRNTYLDSPRLLDRDFSLRSDPRIYFAGQMTGVEGYIESAMSGLVAGIACFKRLNGETLPPFPRETGIGALTAYISSENADFQPMNINFGILPDTEEHIRDKKEKRRRLSERSAAALKRYISENDI, encoded by the coding sequence GTGAAAGCGACCGTGATAGGAGCCGGCCTCGCCGGTTGTGAGGCGGCGTATTATCTCGCGCGGCGCGGCGTCGAAGTCGAGCTTCGGGAGATGAAACCGGAGCGGTTTTCGCCCGCACACGTGAGCGAAAACTTCGCCGAGCTCGTCTGCTCGAACTCGCTGAAATCCGACGATCCCGCCACCGCCTCCGGAATGCTGAAAACGGAGCTGCGTATGCTCGGCTCGATAGTGCTTTCCTGCGCGGACGTTACCTCCGTTCCCGCGGGGGGAGCGCTGGCGGTCGACCGCGACGCATTTTCCGCCGAGGTCACGAAGCGGATATCCGAATGCGGCAATATAACCGTCGTCCGCAGGGAAGCGCTTGAAATACCGGAGGGTGAAGTGATAATCGCCACCGGCCCGCTTACGAGCGACGCGATGGCGCGAAAGATCGAGGAGCTGACCGGCGGGGAAGGACTGCACTTTTTCGACGCGGCTTCGCCGATAGTGACCGCCGAAAGCGTCGACGCTTCCAAAAGCTTCCGCCTCGCCAGATACGGCAAGGGCGGCGACGATTACATCAACTGCCCGCTCACAAAAGACGAATACGAGGCGTTCTGGCGCGAGCTCGTCGCCGCGGAGACCGCTCCGCTGCACGAATTCGAGAAGGAGTGCAAGGTTTTCGAGAGCTGTATGCCCGTCGAGATAGCCGCGAAGCGCGGGCCGGACACTCTCCGCTTCGGGATACTCAAGCCCGTCGGGCTCGTAGATCCCGCGACCGGACGCCGCCCTTACGCGGTGCTCCAGCTGCGGCAGGATAACGCGGAAGGCACGCTTTACAACCTCGTCGGTTTCCAGACAAACCTTAAATTCGGCGAGCAGAAGCGCGTTTTCTCGATGATACCGGCGCTCGCGAACGCGGAATTCGTCCGCTACGGCGTGATGCACAGAAACACCTACCTCGATTCGCCGCGGCTGCTCGATCGCGACTTTTCGCTGAGAAGCGATCCGCGCATATATTTCGCAGGGCAGATGACCGGCGTCGAGGGCTACATCGAATCCGCGATGAGCGGACTCGTCGCGGGAATTGCGTGCTTCAAGCGGCTGAACGGCGAAACGCTCCCGCCGTTCCCGCGTGAAACGGGTATCGGCGCGCTGACGGCGTATATTTCGTCCGAAAACGCCGATTTCCAGCCGATGAATATCAACTTCGGCATACTTCCGGATACGGAAGAGCACATAAGAGACAAAAAAGAAAAGCGCAGGCGGCTTTCCGAAAGATCGGCCGCGGCGCTGAAACGATATATTTCCGAAAACGACATCTGA